A single window of Plasmodium malariae genome assembly, chromosome: 8 DNA harbors:
- the PmUG01_08036800 gene encoding ubiquitin-conjugating enzyme, putative (unknown EC number: 6.3.2.19): MSTFARRRIIQDLNKINKEQNKSFEASPFADNIMCCHAIIRGPEDTIWECGIFHLIINFSEEYPVSPPKVKFLTKIFHPNIYTDGNICLDILQNQWSPIYDITSLLTSIQSLLNDPNTSSPANPEAARILISNKALYNKRVLMCVEDSWEIPKFNINNFN, from the exons ATGTCGACATTTGCAAGAAGAAGAATAATTCAAGAtcttaacaaaataaacaaagaGCAGAATAAAAGTTTCGAGGCATCTCCTTTTGCTGATAATATAATGTGTTGTCATGCTATTATAAGAGGTCCTGAAGATACAATTTGGGAATGTggtatttttcatttaattattaatttttcagaAGAATACCCAGTAAGCCCACCTAAAGTAAAATtcttaacaaaaatatttcacCCGAATATTTATACTGATGGAAATATTTGTTTAGACATTTTGCAAAATCAGTGGAGTCCAATTTATGATATTACTTCACTGTTAACGTCTATTCAGTCTTTACTCAATGATCCCAATACATCCTCACCAGCTAACCCGGAGGCAGCTAGAATACTTATTAGCAACAAGGCGCTTTACAACAAGAGAGTACTA ATGTGCGTTGAGGACAGCTGGGAAATACCAAAATTTAATATcaacaattttaattaa